One stretch of Odocoileus virginianus isolate 20LAN1187 ecotype Illinois chromosome 26, Ovbor_1.2, whole genome shotgun sequence DNA includes these proteins:
- the TCTA gene encoding T-cell leukemia translocation-altered gene protein — protein MAEPWSGQSLQALPATVLGALGALGSEFLQEWEAQDMRVTLFKLLLLWLVLSLLSIQLAWGFYGSTVTGLYHRPGLGGQNGSTPDGSTHFPSWETAANEPLKTHRE, from the exons ATGGCGGAGCCTTGGTCTGGGCAGTCCTTGCAGGCTCTGCCGGCCACGGTGCTGGGCGCGCTGGGCGCCCTCGGCAGCGAGTTCCTTCAGGAGTGGGAGGCGCAAGACATGCGCGTGACTCTcttcaagctgctgctgctttggTTGGTGTTAAGTCTTCTGAGCATCCAGCTGGCGTGGGGGTTCTACGGGAGTACGGTGACCGGGCTGTATCACCGCCCAG GTCTGGGCGGCCAGAACGGGTCCACACCTGATGGCTCCACGCATTTCCCTTCCTG GGAAACAGCAGCAAATGAACCTCTCAAAACCCACAGAGAATAA